A single Vulcanisaeta distributa DSM 14429 DNA region contains:
- a CDS encoding fibrillarin-like rRNA/tRNA 2'-O-methyltransferase: MSSLIQVVGVKEHEKFKGVYWVSFEDGTERLATINLTPGKRVYGEQLIQWEGREYRIWNPYRSKLAAAIMNGLKIMPIMEGTRVLYLGAASGTTVSHVSDIVGNEGIIYSVEFSPRVFREFMEKLVDQGRKNVIPILADARYPEQYVHIVKSVDVAYIDIAQPFQAKILADNADVYVKSHGYVMLVIKAMSIDVTKEPSETFKREIDVLKDRGYEILDMVHLEPYDTAHAMVIGRKTS; the protein is encoded by the coding sequence ATGTCTTCATTAATACAGGTTGTTGGCGTTAAGGAGCATGAGAAATTCAAGGGTGTTTACTGGGTGTCCTTTGAGGATGGGACGGAGAGGCTTGCAACCATTAACCTAACGCCGGGTAAGAGGGTTTATGGAGAGCAACTGATTCAGTGGGAGGGTAGGGAATACAGGATTTGGAACCCATATAGGTCAAAGCTCGCCGCGGCGATTATGAATGGACTTAAGATAATGCCAATAATGGAGGGAACGCGGGTCCTATACCTCGGTGCTGCCAGCGGCACTACCGTGAGCCACGTAAGTGATATAGTTGGTAATGAGGGCATTATCTACTCTGTGGAGTTCTCGCCAAGGGTCTTCAGGGAGTTCATGGAGAAGCTCGTGGATCAGGGTAGGAAGAATGTAATACCGATATTGGCGGATGCGAGGTACCCAGAGCAGTATGTGCATATTGTTAAGTCCGTCGATGTGGCTTACATAGACATTGCGCAACCATTCCAGGCAAAGATACTTGCAGATAATGCTGATGTTTACGTGAAGAGCCACGGCTACGTAATGCTGGTCATAAAGGCCATGAGCATTGACGTCACCAAGGAACCGAGCGAGACATTCAAGAGAGAGATTGATGTGCTTAAGGATAGGGGTTATGAAATACTCGATATGGTTCACCTCGAGCCATACGATACGGCTCATGCCATGGTTATTGGTAGGAAGACGTCATAA
- a CDS encoding tRNA (guanine(26)-N(2))-dimethyltransferase: MSEYPKVEIREGLVSVIVPDLSKYIVGNRPEPAHAPVFYNPRMEVNRSLSTAIINGYIGYMNKAGITICEPLSGTGVRAVRYAREVNGVSRVIANDISERAYELIRLNVDKNGLNDVVSVYRDDANNLLLRLAREGGCDVVDIDPFGSPQPFIENSLRAVRDQGLLCVTATDVGVLSGKYPIKCVRRYGALPQKFPFRFEVGIRILISMIARYALSMDYGIQPLVSFLDGHYYRVCVLILKDRAYALETLRNLGYAYYRLSTLQRGFIPGYPIPTNTRYRLAGPLWIGNLWDAEFLMNHFMSNVKDYFSDRAREISKLIVEEALGPNIPYALTTEISRDLGRELPINDVIGVIRGLGYQAVRSHFHIKGFRTNADLLRVREVIIGK, translated from the coding sequence ATGAGTGAATACCCTAAGGTGGAGATTAGGGAGGGCCTAGTGTCGGTAATTGTACCAGACCTATCTAAGTACATCGTTGGTAATAGGCCCGAGCCTGCCCATGCACCCGTGTTTTATAATCCTAGGATGGAGGTTAATAGGTCATTATCGACTGCAATCATTAATGGGTACATAGGCTATATGAATAAAGCTGGGATTACTATTTGCGAGCCATTATCGGGGACTGGGGTTAGGGCTGTTAGGTATGCTAGGGAGGTTAATGGTGTTTCCAGGGTTATAGCTAACGATATTTCCGAGAGGGCTTATGAGTTAATAAGGTTGAACGTGGATAAGAATGGACTGAATGACGTAGTGAGTGTGTATAGGGATGATGCCAATAACCTACTGTTAAGGCTTGCACGTGAGGGTGGCTGCGATGTGGTCGACATAGACCCATTCGGGTCCCCACAGCCATTCATAGAGAATAGCCTTAGGGCGGTTAGGGATCAGGGATTGCTATGTGTGACTGCGACTGACGTGGGTGTTTTATCGGGTAAGTACCCCATTAAGTGTGTTAGGCGTTATGGGGCATTACCGCAGAAGTTCCCCTTCAGGTTTGAGGTGGGTATTAGGATATTGATCTCGATGATTGCGCGTTATGCCCTATCAATGGATTACGGAATACAGCCGTTAGTATCATTCCTCGATGGTCATTACTACAGGGTGTGCGTATTGATTCTTAAGGATAGGGCCTACGCCCTTGAGACCCTTAGGAACCTCGGCTACGCTTATTACAGATTGAGTACATTGCAGAGGGGCTTCATACCTGGGTATCCAATACCAACTAATACTAGGTATAGACTGGCAGGCCCATTGTGGATTGGTAATCTATGGGATGCCGAGTTCTTAATGAATCACTTTATGAGTAACGTTAAGGATTACTTCAGCGATAGGGCTAGGGAAATCAGTAAGTTGATTGTTGAGGAGGCGCTTGGTCCTAACATACCCTATGCATTAACAACGGAGATTAGTAGGGATCTAGGCCGTGAGCTGCCAATCAATGATGTAATAGGCGTGATAAGGGGGCTTGGTTATCAAGCCGTGAGGTCCCACTTCCATATTAAGGGATTTAGGACAAACGCGGATCTACTCAGGGTTAGGGAGGTTATTATAGGTAAATAA
- a CDS encoding PEP/pyruvate-binding domain-containing protein: MVAGIRTPKPIEKLKEEMPEVYEQLYNGVKLIEKTKKEVQDVEFTIEKGRLWFLQTRNAKMNPLAVLKTRVDMYKEGLITKEEAIMGVKPEYILQMLYPRIDESKAGKPLTKGIPASPGVLTLGIGQVLAIELILARGWVP, encoded by the coding sequence ATGGTCGCTGGCATAAGGACTCCCAAGCCCATTGAAAAGCTTAAGGAGGAGATGCCCGAGGTCTATGAGCAGTTATACAATGGCGTTAAGCTAATCGAGAAGACGAAGAAGGAGGTTCAGGACGTGGAGTTCACCATCGAGAAGGGCAGGCTGTGGTTCCTACAGACGAGGAATGCCAAGATGAACCCACTGGCTGTCTTGAAAACGAGGGTTGACATGTACAAGGAGGGTCTCATAACGAAGGAGGAGGCGATAATGGGCGTTAAGCCCGAGTACATACTGCAAATGCTCTACCCAAGGATTGATGAGTCCAAGGCAGGTAAGCCATTGACTAAGGGCATACCCGCATCACCTGGCGTCCTCACCCTGGGCATAGGGCAGGTACTCGCCATAGAGCTTATTCTCGCCCGTGGCTGGGTCCCTTGA
- a CDS encoding pyridoxal-phosphate-dependent aminotransferase family protein, giving the protein MDLDLAPDPLLAIPGPSQIPPRVMKALMRIVDHRSPHFHKLYRDVVDGLRYVFRTNGDVYPITASGTGAVETMVLNFVRPKDTVLVPVFGSFSRRLVNHLRRAGAEVIEVDYGWNRAPTYDDLRAKVESMGIKQIDVFATVYNDTSPGTVFRDLPKVVRWIKSYGALVLVDNVSALGGDYFEVDSWGIDVAVSSSQKCLAAPPVMSFIAVASSEAYRKADSVNHPSIYFDIKLMRKFGEKFETPFTPAVNYLFAIREALGIIREVGLENWIRWHIERGRAILNALTKAGLEPFISNDYYRSTTVLSFKYPAGVNPDEFRRTIYRFGVSISDGMDEVKGKAFRIGNMGYLTRKDVLTLVSSIIAVSLINGGNNASNDAIKDVFREVLNYWEPEQLSVGEG; this is encoded by the coding sequence GTGGACCTAGACCTAGCGCCCGACCCACTCCTTGCCATCCCGGGACCCTCACAAATACCGCCTAGGGTTATGAAGGCATTAATGAGGATTGTCGATCATAGGTCACCCCACTTCCATAAGCTATATAGGGATGTGGTTGATGGTTTAAGGTATGTTTTTCGGACGAACGGTGATGTTTACCCAATTACGGCAAGTGGAACTGGCGCTGTTGAGACCATGGTATTGAATTTCGTTAGGCCTAAGGACACGGTCCTCGTGCCGGTGTTCGGTAGCTTCAGTAGGAGGTTGGTTAATCATCTTAGGAGGGCTGGTGCTGAAGTTATTGAGGTTGATTACGGCTGGAATAGGGCGCCTACGTACGATGACTTAAGGGCTAAGGTTGAGTCCATGGGTATTAAGCAGATTGACGTATTCGCCACGGTTTATAACGACACAAGCCCCGGCACTGTGTTTAGGGACCTGCCAAAGGTTGTGAGGTGGATTAAGTCCTACGGCGCCTTAGTGCTTGTTGATAACGTGTCGGCCCTGGGCGGTGATTATTTCGAGGTTGATTCCTGGGGCATTGACGTTGCTGTATCAAGCAGCCAAAAGTGCCTTGCCGCCCCGCCTGTCATGTCGTTCATTGCCGTGGCCTCGAGCGAGGCCTACCGTAAGGCCGACTCCGTGAATCATCCAAGCATTTACTTCGACATTAAGTTAATGAGGAAGTTTGGCGAGAAGTTTGAAACACCATTCACGCCAGCGGTCAATTACCTATTTGCAATTAGGGAGGCCCTTGGCATAATTAGGGAGGTTGGTCTTGAGAACTGGATTAGGTGGCACATTGAGAGGGGTAGGGCGATACTCAATGCCCTTACTAAGGCTGGTCTAGAGCCATTCATCAGCAACGATTACTATAGATCGACTACTGTGCTTTCGTTCAAGTACCCAGCCGGCGTTAATCCTGATGAATTTAGGAGGACTATTTATAGGTTTGGTGTTTCAATTTCTGATGGTATGGACGAGGTCAAGGGCAAGGCCTTTAGAATTGGTAATATGGGTTACTTAACTAGAAAGGACGTACTGACGCTTGTCTCGAGTATAATTGCAGTGTCATTAATTAATGGTGGTAATAATGCAAGTAACGACGCAATAAAGGATGTATTTAGGGAGGTTTTGAATTACTGGGAACCTGAACAGTTATCAGTGGGCGAGGGTTAA
- a CDS encoding putative PEP-binding protein, whose product MSGQAVFDPDRAVEWSKAGKQVILVREETKPDDVHGFYASVGVLTSRGGATSHAAVVARAIGRPAVVGAEALQIDYNTRTARVGDVVIKEGDWITIDGFTGNVYVGKVPTIEPKLPPEFFEFLDMADSVSVFEVRANADTPDDATIARRFGAKGIGLLRTERMFRAPGRLDLFRKVILSDNPSERKELLDQLAEMMKKDFLEIFEIMEGYPVTVRLFDPPLHEFLPNFEELVTEVTRARTLGKPDPEKERLLARVKALMEANPMMGHRGVRVGITYPEIYAAQVKAILSAALELKRKGKHIELQIMIPQVAEVRELEIIINNVVKPTAEEVFKAYGDRIDFKIGTMMETVRSCLTADKIAKVVDFMSFGTNDLTQAVFSFSRDDVENKFMSKYLELGILPYDPFVTIDEDGVAKLMKIAIDAARSVKPNIEIGICGEHGGDPDSIKILARVVGRGLNYFSASPYRVPVARLVAAQESLKILGRAPKIHIY is encoded by the coding sequence GTGAGTGGGCAGGCAGTATTTGACCCGGACAGGGCCGTGGAGTGGTCTAAGGCGGGTAAGCAGGTAATTCTGGTTAGGGAGGAGACAAAGCCTGATGATGTCCATGGTTTCTACGCATCAGTGGGTGTGCTAACCAGTAGGGGTGGTGCAACAAGCCACGCCGCAGTGGTGGCCAGGGCAATCGGTAGGCCCGCGGTTGTTGGTGCCGAGGCTCTACAGATTGATTATAACACAAGGACCGCGAGGGTTGGTGATGTGGTTATTAAGGAGGGTGATTGGATAACGATTGACGGTTTCACGGGCAATGTCTATGTTGGTAAAGTACCAACAATAGAGCCCAAGCTGCCGCCGGAGTTCTTCGAATTCCTCGACATGGCCGACTCAGTGTCTGTCTTTGAGGTTAGGGCTAATGCCGATACGCCTGATGATGCTACGATAGCCAGGAGGTTCGGTGCCAAGGGCATTGGCCTGTTGAGGACGGAGAGGATGTTCAGGGCGCCCGGTAGGTTAGACCTATTTAGGAAGGTAATACTCTCGGACAACCCAAGTGAGAGGAAGGAGCTGCTTGATCAATTGGCTGAGATGATGAAGAAGGACTTCCTGGAGATATTCGAGATAATGGAGGGCTACCCAGTGACGGTTAGGCTATTCGACCCACCATTACATGAGTTCCTACCAAACTTCGAGGAATTAGTCACCGAGGTGACTAGGGCTAGGACCCTGGGCAAGCCAGACCCCGAGAAGGAGAGGTTACTAGCCAGGGTTAAGGCGCTGATGGAGGCTAACCCAATGATGGGGCACAGGGGCGTTAGGGTGGGCATTACATACCCAGAGATTTACGCGGCCCAGGTTAAGGCGATACTATCAGCAGCCCTCGAGCTTAAGAGGAAGGGTAAGCACATCGAGTTGCAGATAATGATTCCACAGGTTGCGGAGGTTAGGGAACTCGAGATAATAATTAACAATGTTGTTAAGCCCACGGCCGAGGAGGTATTTAAGGCATATGGCGATAGGATCGACTTTAAGATCGGCACTATGATGGAGACTGTCAGGTCATGCCTAACGGCCGACAAGATCGCCAAGGTTGTGGACTTCATGAGCTTTGGAACAAACGACTTAACACAAGCGGTCTTCAGCTTTAGTAGGGATGACGTGGAGAATAAGTTCATGAGTAAGTACCTGGAGCTCGGCATACTGCCTTACGACCCATTCGTGACCATCGATGAGGATGGCGTCGCCAAGCTCATGAAGATAGCCATAGACGCAGCGAGGTCCGTGAAGCCAAACATAGAGATTGGCATATGCGGTGAGCATGGTGGCGACCCAGACTCAATAAAGATACTAGCCAGGGTTGTTGGCAGGGGACTTAACTACTTCAGCGCATCACCCTACAGGGTACCTGTGGCGAGGCTCGTAGCAGCCCAGGAATCACTGAAGATACTCGGTAGGGCGCCAAAGATACACATCTACTAA
- a CDS encoding helix-turn-helix domain-containing protein → MVEYEGFITDIMIRIAGDIVLSDNPGKGIRKWREFFEMSQAELAARLGTSPSVISDYESGRRKSPGSQFIKKVVKALVDYELEKGGQKLYILSKQLGGERFWEAILDMRDFDIPVEINDFVKAIGATLAVGPEGYVDIHGYTVVDSLKLVLDVPSSEYLKLYGSTTQRAAVFTNVRYGRSPLIAIKSMMAFTNLRPAVVVMHGVDKPDYLGLEIARREHIPLAIINSSIDELLTALRNLAERQRAITR, encoded by the coding sequence ATGGTTGAATATGAGGGTTTTATAACAGATATAATGATTAGGATAGCCGGCGACATAGTGCTTTCTGACAACCCTGGTAAGGGGATTAGGAAGTGGCGTGAATTCTTCGAGATGTCCCAGGCAGAGTTAGCCGCTAGGCTCGGCACATCACCAAGCGTGATTAGTGATTATGAGTCTGGGCGTAGGAAGTCGCCAGGTTCTCAATTCATTAAGAAAGTGGTAAAGGCATTGGTTGATTATGAGCTTGAGAAGGGTGGTCAAAAACTGTACATACTAAGTAAGCAATTAGGTGGCGAGAGATTTTGGGAAGCGATACTTGACATGAGGGATTTCGATATACCCGTTGAGATTAACGACTTTGTTAAGGCCATAGGCGCCACATTGGCCGTCGGGCCTGAGGGCTATGTTGATATTCATGGGTATACCGTGGTTGATAGCCTTAAGTTAGTCCTTGATGTACCATCAAGCGAGTACCTAAAGCTTTATGGAAGCACTACACAGAGGGCTGCAGTTTTTACCAATGTTAGGTATGGCAGGTCTCCACTAATAGCCATAAAATCAATGATGGCATTCACGAACCTGAGACCAGCCGTAGTGGTTATGCATGGTGTTGATAAACCTGATTACCTGGGTCTTGAGATTGCCAGGAGGGAGCACATACCATTAGCTATTATTAATAGCTCAATTGATGAATTACTGACAGCCCTAAGGAATTTAGCTGAGCGCCAAAGGGCAATTACTAGGTAA
- a CDS encoding succinate dehydrogenase/fumarate reductase iron-sulfur subunit has translation MSSQQSGGALQAAVATEKITITKPPLGSPIKRTYTFRVKRYDPERGGYYWREYKIELSNHETVLDGLIKIKWYQDATLSFRYSCRMGICGSCGMIINGTPRLACETKPYDLGTEVITVEPLSNFEPIKDLAADFSEFFRKHRSVRPWLIRKDETEQFEKLESYYPQTEEQLSEYLEFAYCIKCGLCYSACPMVFLNRDYLGPQALAQAYRWSADNRDEGAVLRLKVVDSENGIWSCHYSGTCSKVCPKDVDPALAINLLKNWLLTGRRRR, from the coding sequence GTGTCTTCTCAACAATCTGGTGGTGCATTACAGGCAGCGGTCGCTACGGAGAAGATAACAATTACGAAACCACCACTTGGTTCGCCCATTAAGCGTACGTATACATTTAGAGTTAAGAGGTATGATCCGGAGAGGGGTGGTTATTATTGGCGTGAGTATAAGATCGAACTTAGTAATCATGAAACGGTGCTTGATGGTTTAATAAAGATTAAGTGGTATCAAGATGCCACGTTATCATTTAGGTATAGCTGCAGGATGGGGATTTGCGGCTCATGCGGCATGATAATAAATGGGACACCAAGGTTAGCCTGCGAGACCAAGCCATATGACTTAGGCACTGAGGTAATCACGGTAGAACCACTTAGCAATTTTGAGCCAATAAAGGACTTGGCAGCTGATTTCTCAGAGTTCTTTAGGAAGCATAGGAGTGTTAGGCCCTGGTTAATTAGGAAGGATGAGACCGAACAATTTGAGAAATTAGAGAGCTACTACCCACAGACTGAGGAACAACTCAGCGAGTACCTAGAGTTTGCGTACTGCATTAAGTGCGGCCTTTGTTATTCGGCTTGTCCAATGGTTTTCCTAAACAGGGATTACCTAGGCCCGCAAGCCCTTGCCCAGGCCTATAGGTGGAGTGCAGATAATAGGGATGAGGGCGCCGTGCTAAGGCTAAAGGTCGTTGATAGCGAGAACGGTATTTGGTCATGCCATTACAGCGGAACCTGCAGTAAGGTTTGCCCCAAGGATGTTGATCCAGCCCTAGCGATAAACCTTTTGAAGAACTGGTTATTAACCGGTAGGCGTAGGAGGTGA
- a CDS encoding sulfite exporter TauE/SafE family protein — translation MTIAITPIQYALSIVSGVLVGFSLGLIGGGGSILAVPLFLYFVGLDTIPDAAHIAIGTTALAVGLNAYINSYMHLRKKNVAPKVGGIFAGVGLVGSLIGAYLGHITPGTDLLTYFAIAMIVLGVYMAIRRESTQAGTINEVNHVLDAFNKCPRLTISTILKVAVFGFIVGLVSGYFGIGGGFLIVPSLMFSAGLCITRAIGTSLISVGTFGVASGAEYWFYGDVLILIALLYVAGGIAGGYAGTSIAVKAPKRTLRIAYGIIIVLVGIYMLMRIYHVLP, via the coding sequence ATGACGATTGCAATAACACCCATACAATACGCGTTATCAATTGTGTCAGGAGTTCTCGTTGGATTTTCACTCGGTTTAATTGGAGGCGGTGGCAGTATCTTAGCTGTCCCACTATTCCTATACTTTGTTGGCCTTGATACAATACCTGACGCGGCCCATATAGCCATCGGCACGACGGCGCTCGCGGTCGGGCTCAATGCCTACATAAACTCCTACATGCACCTTAGAAAGAAGAACGTGGCGCCGAAGGTTGGAGGAATATTTGCCGGCGTTGGACTTGTTGGTTCGTTAATAGGCGCATACCTAGGCCACATAACGCCAGGTACTGATTTGCTCACGTACTTTGCGATCGCCATGATAGTTCTCGGTGTTTATATGGCGATTAGGAGGGAATCAACGCAGGCTGGCACCATTAATGAAGTTAATCATGTACTTGACGCCTTCAATAAGTGTCCAAGGCTGACTATATCGACCATACTTAAGGTGGCGGTCTTCGGCTTCATAGTCGGCCTGGTCAGTGGTTACTTTGGTATTGGTGGTGGCTTCTTAATCGTGCCCAGCCTAATGTTCTCGGCTGGGCTCTGCATAACTAGGGCCATTGGGACGAGCTTAATAAGTGTTGGAACGTTTGGTGTGGCCAGTGGCGCCGAGTATTGGTTCTATGGTGATGTCCTAATACTCATAGCCCTACTATACGTGGCAGGTGGTATTGCAGGGGGCTATGCAGGAACGAGCATAGCAGTTAAGGCACCGAAGAGAACCCTTAGAATTGCCTACGGCATAATAATCGTATTAGTCGGCATATACATGCTAATGAGAATATACCATGTGCTACCCTAA
- a CDS encoding helix-turn-helix domain-containing protein: protein MSNELITHVLSLAASRRAKVLLVGDSSLSYDAIIRIPNYRGNEEGKFIVKVKEDAERVSKEAIVDLIVLSRVSNSTPIIVGINYGDEEMADGVAYKVHGIYAVGIRTFKRILDNEGVKFVKDKGIVRAGVKGQLLRRLREDRGMSLGDLAKILGVTRRTVYEYERESMEASERTARILIEIFSKDVLNDVNLRPRDEEVINEVREREDMVDEDIRELLPSFRLYSLMKAHTKVAAHSPSESYLVEDKRRVSNEVFSVAKVLGVGLALIESDKRDVEFLESRN, encoded by the coding sequence ATGAGCAATGAACTCATAACGCATGTGTTGAGCCTGGCGGCAAGTAGGAGAGCCAAGGTGCTACTTGTTGGTGATTCGTCATTATCCTACGACGCAATAATTAGGATACCAAATTATAGGGGTAATGAGGAGGGCAAGTTCATAGTTAAGGTTAAGGAGGATGCGGAAAGGGTGAGTAAGGAGGCTATAGTGGACCTTATCGTGTTATCGAGGGTCTCGAATTCCACGCCGATAATCGTGGGTATTAACTATGGTGATGAGGAGATGGCTGACGGAGTGGCGTATAAGGTGCATGGCATTTACGCGGTGGGTATTAGGACATTCAAGAGGATTTTAGATAATGAGGGTGTTAAGTTCGTGAAGGATAAGGGCATTGTGAGGGCTGGTGTGAAGGGTCAATTACTTAGGAGGTTGAGGGAGGATAGGGGTATGAGCCTTGGCGATTTAGCGAAGATTCTGGGGGTCACTAGGAGGACTGTGTATGAGTATGAGAGAGAGTCCATGGAGGCTTCGGAGAGGACCGCCAGGATACTCATTGAAATATTCAGTAAGGATGTGCTGAATGATGTTAATTTAAGGCCTAGGGATGAGGAGGTCATTAATGAGGTTAGGGAGAGGGAGGATATGGTTGATGAGGATATTAGGGAATTACTACCGTCATTTAGACTATACTCATTGATGAAGGCTCATACGAAGGTTGCGGCCCACTCACCGAGTGAGTCATACCTTGTTGAGGATAAGAGGAGGGTGAGTAATGAGGTATTTAGCGTCGCAAAGGTTCTTGGTGTTGGACTTGCATTAATAGAATCGGATAAGCGTGATGTCGAGTTCCTGGAATCCAGGAATTGA
- a CDS encoding succinate dehydrogenase, with protein MAQQKQVKRVPPKWSLWFRGLDEWLLIFQKVSGAILVIYLIAHTLVISTALGFGHPSEITWNTVIGFVEGPHVAGPAHVGTIIEYLIALLAAVHGANGFRLILTQYFGVGLPRPERHTFPRAVPSVKKTGQAWLKYIAVIVVVIFLILATLVAFVW; from the coding sequence ATGGCACAGCAGAAACAAGTAAAGAGAGTCCCACCAAAATGGTCCCTCTGGTTTAGGGGCCTTGATGAGTGGTTACTGATTTTCCAGAAGGTTAGTGGTGCAATACTGGTAATATACCTAATCGCGCATACCCTGGTAATATCAACAGCGCTTGGCTTCGGTCATCCCTCAGAAATTACGTGGAATACAGTAATAGGCTTTGTTGAGGGGCCACACGTAGCTGGACCGGCGCATGTAGGTACGATAATCGAGTACTTAATAGCATTGCTGGCGGCTGTGCATGGTGCCAATGGTTTCAGGCTAATACTGACGCAGTATTTTGGTGTCGGCCTTCCAAGGCCTGAGAGACATACATTCCCAAGGGCCGTGCCCTCGGTTAAGAAGACTGGGCAGGCATGGCTTAAGTACATTGCTGTGATTGTAGTTGTCATATTCCTCATATTAGCAACACTAGTTGCCTTTGTGTGGTGA
- a CDS encoding Pre-mRNA processing ribonucleoprotein (functions along with aFIB and aL7a; guides 2'-O-methylation of ribose to specific sites in RNAs), with product MSVAYLVLDVLGVVALNENGDVIAKVLYEGSTDEIADKMNKLETGEPIDEVVKIINELKNRGITKVVVENRELARNLANMVAGVEVRSELPSKAGIMYRNNIGRYVKEVFGLTEDEYLARIHEITTVQTRHKLRQVAEKRDLFIAQAISSVDDLDKILNLISSRVREWYGLHFPELEDLVKDHKEYMTLVTELGHRSNFTPDNLTKLGLSQDRAKRIAEAASKSVGAEMADWDLEPIRTYARLYIQLSDLRSKLSQYIDEAMVEVAPNIRELVGPLLGARLIMLAGGLMRLALLPASTIQVLGAEKALFRALRTGGKPPKHGVIFQFPEIFRAPRWQRGKIARALAAKLAIAAKADAFTGNFIAPRLKEDLMKRIQEVKTLYAKPPPRKPEAKAARKAPEKKGAEKKAEEKRAREKRGGRR from the coding sequence ATGAGCGTGGCATACCTGGTGCTGGACGTCCTCGGTGTAGTGGCTCTGAATGAGAATGGTGATGTAATAGCCAAGGTCCTCTATGAGGGTAGTACGGACGAGATAGCGGATAAAATGAACAAGCTGGAGACTGGTGAGCCAATTGATGAGGTTGTGAAGATAATAAATGAGCTTAAGAATAGGGGTATTACAAAGGTTGTTGTTGAGAATAGAGAGTTGGCTAGGAACCTAGCCAACATGGTCGCCGGCGTTGAGGTAAGGTCTGAATTACCAAGTAAGGCAGGTATAATGTATAGGAACAACATTGGTAGGTACGTTAAGGAGGTCTTTGGTCTCACTGAGGATGAGTACTTGGCAAGGATTCACGAGATAACGACGGTACAGACAAGGCATAAGCTAAGGCAGGTGGCGGAGAAGAGGGACCTATTCATAGCGCAGGCAATAAGTTCAGTTGATGACCTCGATAAAATACTCAACCTGATAAGTTCGAGGGTTAGGGAGTGGTATGGACTCCACTTCCCGGAGCTTGAGGACTTGGTTAAGGACCATAAGGAGTACATGACGTTGGTCACCGAGTTAGGGCATAGGAGTAACTTCACGCCCGACAATTTAACTAAGCTCGGTCTTTCACAGGATAGGGCTAAGAGAATTGCTGAGGCAGCGAGTAAGAGCGTTGGTGCAGAAATGGCTGATTGGGATCTGGAGCCAATAAGGACCTACGCAAGGCTATACATACAGTTATCGGACCTAAGGAGTAAGTTGTCGCAGTACATTGATGAGGCTATGGTTGAAGTGGCACCAAACATTAGGGAGTTGGTTGGTCCATTACTTGGTGCGAGGTTGATAATGCTTGCTGGAGGCCTAATGAGGCTTGCATTGCTACCGGCTTCAACAATTCAAGTGCTTGGCGCAGAGAAGGCGCTATTTAGGGCTTTGAGGACTGGTGGTAAGCCGCCTAAGCACGGTGTCATATTCCAATTCCCTGAGATCTTTAGGGCTCCAAGGTGGCAGCGCGGTAAGATTGCCAGGGCATTAGCCGCAAAACTGGCAATAGCTGCTAAGGCTGATGCCTTCACGGGCAACTTCATAGCGCCAAGGCTTAAGGAGGACTTAATGAAGAGGATCCAGGAGGTTAAGACTCTATACGCTAAGCCACCACCAAGGAAGCCCGAGGCTAAAGCCGCTAGGAAAGCCCCTGAGAAGAAGGGCGCGGAGAAAAAGGCTGAGGAGAAGAGGGCTCGTGAGAAGAGGGGCGGTCGTAGATAG
- a CDS encoding AAA family ATPase has protein sequence MLVIVITGLPGSGKTIASDVARELGLPVVTMGDVIRDEAIKSGISSSTASVTLRLRGGTRAIAYKTLEKIPKQSNIVVIDGARSIREIEAIEEALSTRVVLIYVVAPWKARFERLLRRGRPDDPRTIEDFLMRDLRELRYGLGDLIARADYIVVNESSIEEFRENVRRILTSLISQAG, from the coding sequence GTGCTGGTAATAGTAATAACGGGCTTACCTGGTTCGGGGAAGACCATAGCGTCTGACGTGGCGAGGGAGTTGGGGCTTCCCGTGGTGACTATGGGCGACGTGATTAGGGATGAGGCGATTAAAAGCGGTATTTCCTCATCAACTGCATCGGTAACCTTAAGGCTGAGGGGTGGTACTAGGGCTATTGCGTATAAAACCCTTGAGAAAATACCTAAGCAGTCGAATATCGTTGTTATTGATGGGGCGAGGAGCATTAGGGAGATTGAAGCGATAGAGGAGGCGTTATCGACGAGGGTTGTGTTGATCTATGTGGTGGCGCCGTGGAAGGCTAGATTCGAGAGGCTGCTGAGAAGGGGTAGGCCTGACGACCCAAGGACAATCGAGGATTTCCTAATGAGGGATCTTAGGGAATTGAGGTATGGACTTGGCGACTTAATAGCTAGGGCGGATTACATAGTCGTAAATGAATCATCCATTGAGGAGTTCAGGGAGAATGTTCGGAGAATACTCACGTCATTAATATCGCAGGCTGGGTAA